From Tautonia plasticadhaerens, the proteins below share one genomic window:
- a CDS encoding type II toxin-antitoxin system VapC family toxin, with protein MSRYLLDTNAAADAMFRRRGVPERMKAARMAGHEIGIGLPVLGELYAGVEYSVTRERKLEVLRRSLKLFRLWPFTAEAAATYGRLYAELRRGGRLIQQVDLQIAAIALELGNCTVVSEDSDLAAVPGLRVVSWAAR; from the coding sequence GTGAGCCGGTACCTGCTGGACACCAACGCGGCGGCCGACGCGATGTTCCGGCGGCGGGGCGTGCCGGAGCGGATGAAGGCGGCCCGGATGGCCGGGCACGAGATCGGCATCGGGCTGCCGGTGCTGGGGGAGCTGTACGCGGGGGTGGAGTACAGCGTGACGCGGGAGCGCAAGCTGGAGGTCCTGCGGCGGTCGCTGAAGCTCTTCCGGCTCTGGCCGTTCACGGCGGAGGCGGCGGCGACCTACGGGCGGCTGTATGCGGAGCTTCGGCGGGGCGGCCGGCTGATCCAGCAGGTGGACCTGCAGATCGCGGCGATCGCGCTGGAGCTGGGCAACTGCACGGTGGTGAGCGAGGACAGCGACCTGGCGGCGGTGCCGGGGCTGCGGGTGGTGAGCTGGGCCGCCCGGTAG
- a CDS encoding esterase produces the protein MNRRTAAWAMLVVLGPSGWAATARPQEQRQPPPPVVSPDVQEDRHVTFRLRADSADAVRLLGGDIPGIPDNGAMEKDGEGVWSLTLGPVPAGAYRYRFDVDGVPVADPENASTSQSNGTAWSLVVVPGSDLSDTRDVPHGAVAEVTYRSETLGRPRRMHVYTPPGYEEGATRTPSSTCSMAPRTATTRGRRSAARTPSSTT, from the coding sequence ATGAATCGACGAACCGCCGCGTGGGCGATGCTCGTGGTGCTCGGCCCGTCCGGGTGGGCCGCGACGGCGAGGCCCCAGGAGCAGAGGCAGCCCCCGCCGCCCGTCGTCTCGCCGGACGTGCAGGAAGACCGTCATGTGACGTTCCGCCTCCGGGCCGACTCGGCCGACGCGGTGCGGCTCCTCGGCGGTGACATCCCGGGTATCCCCGACAATGGGGCGATGGAGAAGGACGGCGAGGGCGTCTGGAGTCTGACCCTCGGTCCCGTGCCCGCCGGGGCGTACCGCTATCGGTTCGACGTGGACGGCGTCCCGGTGGCCGACCCGGAGAACGCGTCGACGAGCCAGTCCAACGGCACGGCGTGGAGCCTGGTCGTCGTGCCGGGTTCGGACCTCTCCGACACGCGGGACGTGCCCCACGGCGCGGTGGCGGAGGTGACGTACCGGTCGGAGACGCTCGGCCGTCCCCGGCGGATGCACGTCTACACCCCGCCCGGGTACGAGGAGGGGGCGACGCGTACCCCGTCTTCTACCTGCTCCATGGCGCCTCGGACAGCGACGACTCGTGGACGTCGGTCGGCCGCGCGAACTCCATCCTCGACAACCTGA
- a CDS encoding cytochrome-c peroxidase has protein sequence MTLEPRLGRPIDPGLAELGRLLFFDTITGLHDDNTCAGCHSPTNGFGDTQSIAIGVQNKFLVGPNRAGPRNQRRSPMVINNAFYPKLMWNGRFSAVSGDPFDNSEGFEFPEPEGTTRFPAGDPNFSHLLVAQAHIPPTEQIEVAGFTGTGGIFDDGIGSPVPPPDAETGSRNEPIRMAVLDRLNATPNYRALFGALYPSVGTGGPITFMMFGQAIAEFEFTLTFADAPIDRFARGDRRAMTDRQKRGALLFFGKAGCVRCHAVAGPANEMFSDFEMYTIGIPQVAPLFGVGTGNVPFAGPGADEDLGLEEFTGDPDSRYRFRTSPLRNVALQPTFFHNGCFTRLEDAVAHHLHVVRSACQYDPVRAGLDVDLTLRQGPLLPVLRRLDPLLYRPTPLTRSEFADLVAFLREGLLDPRATPANLRHLIPPAVPSGRPVPVFEFE, from the coding sequence TTGACCCTGGAGCCGCGCCTCGGCCGCCCGATCGACCCAGGCCTCGCCGAGCTGGGCCGCTTGCTCTTCTTCGACACGATCACCGGCCTGCACGACGACAACACCTGCGCCGGCTGCCACTCCCCCACCAACGGCTTCGGCGACACCCAGTCGATCGCCATCGGCGTCCAGAACAAATTCCTCGTCGGCCCGAACCGCGCCGGGCCGCGCAACCAGCGGCGGTCGCCGATGGTCATCAACAATGCCTTCTACCCCAAGTTGATGTGGAATGGCCGCTTCAGCGCCGTCTCGGGCGACCCGTTCGACAACTCCGAGGGCTTCGAGTTCCCGGAGCCCGAGGGGACCACGCGGTTCCCGGCCGGCGACCCCAACTTCTCCCACCTGCTCGTCGCCCAGGCGCATATCCCGCCGACCGAGCAGATCGAGGTGGCCGGCTTCACCGGCACCGGCGGCATCTTCGACGACGGCATCGGCTCCCCCGTCCCGCCGCCGGACGCGGAGACCGGCTCGCGCAACGAGCCGATCCGCATGGCCGTGCTCGATCGGCTCAACGCGACCCCCAACTATCGGGCGCTGTTCGGGGCCCTCTATCCGTCCGTGGGCACCGGCGGGCCGATCACCTTCATGATGTTCGGCCAGGCGATCGCGGAGTTCGAGTTCACGCTCACCTTCGCCGACGCGCCGATCGACCGGTTCGCCCGAGGCGACCGGCGGGCGATGACCGACCGACAGAAGCGGGGGGCGTTGCTCTTCTTCGGCAAGGCCGGGTGCGTCCGGTGCCACGCCGTGGCGGGGCCGGCGAACGAGATGTTCAGCGACTTCGAGATGTATACCATCGGCATCCCGCAGGTCGCCCCCCTCTTCGGGGTGGGGACGGGCAATGTCCCGTTCGCGGGCCCCGGGGCCGACGAGGACCTCGGCCTGGAGGAGTTCACGGGCGACCCCGACAGCCGCTACCGATTCCGGACCTCGCCGCTGCGCAACGTCGCGTTGCAGCCGACGTTCTTCCACAACGGCTGCTTCACCCGGCTGGAGGACGCGGTGGCCCACCACCTCCATGTCGTCCGGTCGGCCTGCCAATACGACCCGGTGCGGGCCGGCCTCGACGTGGACCTGACCCTGCGGCAAGGGCCCCTGCTGCCGGTGCTCCGGCGGCTCGACCCCTTGCTGTACAGGCCGACACCCCTCACTCGCTCCGAGTTCGCCGACCTCGTCGCGTTCCTGCGCGAGGGGTTGCTCGACCCGCGTGCGACCCCGGCCAATCTCCGGCACCTGATCCCGCCCGCTGTGCCGAGTGGCCGGCCGGTCCCGGTCTTCGAGTTCGAATAA
- a CDS encoding serine/threonine-protein kinase, with the protein MNTTHYPASRDYGRFDELAEEFAARYRRGERPSLQEYIDRCPELAEEIRGMFPALVEVEQAELDVHRAADPATPPGRPAPAQLGDFRILREIGHGGMGVVYEAEQVSLGRHVALKLLPPQGTRDPDQRRRFEREARAAARLHHTNIVPVFGVGEHAGTPYYAMQFIRGSGLDKVLDELKRLHDGTPASTVNAAGRGAPRRDAPAAAVARSLWTGRFEPGGTGGESVPDGSADGRGPIDVPVRTEAEPISSPTSPDDSRPSGTPALSSSSVLLGQGEGTSPRSRKPTYGEAVARIGVQVADALDYAHAQGILHRDIKPSNLLLDARGTVWVTDFGLAKADDQQDLTHTGDLLGTLRYMPPEAFEGKSGARGDVYALGMTLYELLAFRPAFEEKERGRLIRQVTTEEPERLGRLNPEVPRDLATIVHKAIHKEPARRYASAGELAADLRRYLSREPIQARSVGALERAWIWARRRPTAAALLLISGVAVVALGMVVTGLVYNARLKVAKDLAEVARMDAERYRYFHHIALAQAAWNDGNLGRARQLLDDCPRDQRGWEWYCIDRLRHGALLTLTGHNGFPGRNSVAFSPDGTLLAAACDDLVTLSDARTGRLLQSLTGHSGQVYSVTFGPDGNRLVSVGEDQTLRVWDVATGREVRPPIRVPGGVLLTVAFSPDGNRIAAGGETLMVWEAATGQHVRTLPGHTAGVRTVVFSPDGTLIASIGGDGFAKLWDTTNYRELHPALKAAKGRGFTVAFSPDGSRLATGGTDRAVIWDVTTGSEVFVLPDHDNASDLAFSPDGRWLVTGGRGRVVRVWDLTTRQVARTFRGHTHEVTCIAFSPDGGRLVSASVDGTVNVWDMMTDQEPRPFAGHADWATCVAFSPDGTLLASTSRGSNTVKVWDTTTGQLRFAPEGHSDEVWGVAFSPDGALLASASADRTVRLWDAATGQWRWTLSGHTAGVSRVTFSPDGRRIASTTGAFDDRIGPAEVKIWDVNGLRDTRTLSGLMTPVLGLAFTPDGTRLAAASLSDGTIVVWDTRTGKVDLTLPGHTGGSYPLGTQSVTFSPDGSRIASGGWDNTVKIWDARTGGLLDTLRGHYAQVTAVAFSPAGARLASASGEQAVKIWDVQTGQEALTLRGYSSFVYTLAFSPDGTRLAAGCGDGTLRTWDARPWTPEAAIEREAVGLLDSLFARPLCKADVISYLQDTPTIRPRARDLALSLVDRYHEETDPESYHRASWALVRQPYLNAFQYRFALLQAEHAYRLAEDQASYRTTLGAARCRAGLYQEAVATLTRADRLVEDSPAGLAFLAMARQRLGQGDEARAALGRLRELVARPGRTEDAEMRDLLHETEALLDVPAEATRP; encoded by the coding sequence ATGAACACGACCCATTATCCCGCGTCTCGCGACTACGGCCGCTTCGATGAGCTGGCCGAGGAGTTCGCCGCCCGCTACCGCCGCGGCGAGCGGCCGAGCTTGCAGGAGTACATCGACCGCTGCCCCGAGCTGGCCGAGGAGATCCGCGGGATGTTCCCGGCCCTGGTCGAGGTCGAGCAGGCCGAGCTGGACGTCCACCGGGCCGCCGATCCGGCGACGCCGCCCGGGCGGCCGGCGCCGGCCCAGCTCGGCGACTTCCGCATCCTCCGCGAGATCGGCCACGGCGGCATGGGCGTGGTGTACGAGGCCGAGCAGGTCAGCCTCGGCCGGCACGTGGCCCTGAAGCTGCTGCCGCCGCAGGGGACCCGCGACCCCGACCAGCGGCGGCGGTTCGAGCGCGAGGCCCGCGCGGCGGCCAGGCTGCACCACACCAACATCGTGCCGGTCTTCGGCGTCGGCGAGCATGCGGGGACGCCCTACTACGCCATGCAGTTCATCCGGGGCTCGGGCCTGGACAAGGTGCTCGACGAGCTGAAGCGGCTGCACGACGGCACCCCGGCGTCCACCGTCAACGCCGCCGGGCGAGGAGCACCCCGCCGTGATGCTCCGGCGGCCGCCGTGGCGCGCTCGCTCTGGACCGGACGATTCGAGCCGGGCGGGACCGGGGGCGAATCCGTGCCGGACGGATCGGCCGACGGCCGCGGGCCGATCGACGTGCCCGTTCGGACCGAGGCCGAGCCGATTTCCTCCCCCACGTCGCCCGACGACAGCCGGCCCTCGGGTACGCCGGCCCTCTCCTCCTCTTCGGTCCTGCTGGGCCAGGGCGAGGGGACGAGCCCGAGGTCGAGGAAGCCGACCTACGGGGAGGCCGTGGCGCGGATCGGCGTGCAGGTGGCCGACGCCCTCGACTACGCCCACGCCCAGGGCATCCTCCACCGCGACATCAAGCCGTCGAACCTGCTGCTCGACGCCCGCGGCACCGTCTGGGTCACCGACTTCGGCCTGGCCAAGGCCGACGACCAGCAGGACCTCACCCACACCGGCGACCTCCTCGGCACCCTGCGGTACATGCCGCCCGAGGCGTTCGAGGGCAAGTCCGGCGCCCGGGGCGACGTGTACGCGCTGGGGATGACGCTCTACGAGCTGCTGGCCTTCCGCCCGGCGTTCGAGGAGAAGGAGCGGGGCCGGCTGATCCGGCAGGTGACGACCGAGGAGCCCGAACGACTCGGCCGGCTCAACCCCGAGGTGCCGCGCGACCTGGCGACGATCGTCCACAAGGCGATCCACAAGGAACCGGCCCGGCGCTATGCCTCGGCCGGCGAGCTGGCGGCCGACCTGCGGCGGTACCTGAGTCGCGAGCCGATCCAGGCGCGGTCGGTCGGCGCCCTGGAGCGGGCGTGGATCTGGGCACGGCGCCGGCCGACCGCCGCGGCGCTGCTGCTGATCAGCGGCGTGGCTGTGGTGGCCCTGGGCATGGTCGTCACCGGGTTGGTCTACAACGCTCGGTTGAAAGTGGCCAAGGATCTGGCAGAAGTGGCCAGGATGGACGCGGAACGGTATCGATATTTCCATCACATCGCGCTGGCGCAAGCGGCGTGGAACGACGGGAATCTGGGCCGGGCACGCCAGTTACTCGACGACTGCCCCCGCGACCAGCGGGGCTGGGAGTGGTACTGCATCGACCGGCTGCGCCACGGCGCGCTCCTCACGCTCACCGGCCACAACGGATTCCCCGGTAGGAATAGCGTGGCGTTCAGCCCGGATGGCACCCTCCTGGCCGCGGCATGCGACGACCTCGTGACGCTCTCGGATGCGCGCACGGGTCGCCTGTTGCAATCCCTCACCGGTCACTCCGGCCAAGTGTATTCGGTGACGTTCGGTCCGGATGGGAACAGGCTGGTCTCGGTCGGCGAGGATCAAACCCTGAGGGTCTGGGACGTGGCCACGGGCCGCGAAGTGCGGCCGCCGATCCGCGTGCCCGGCGGCGTCCTCCTCACGGTGGCCTTCAGTCCGGATGGGAACCGGATCGCCGCGGGCGGCGAGACCCTCATGGTCTGGGAAGCCGCAACCGGCCAGCACGTGCGGACCCTCCCGGGACACACCGCCGGCGTCCGGACGGTGGTGTTCAGCCCCGATGGGACGCTGATCGCCTCGATCGGCGGAGACGGCTTTGCAAAGCTCTGGGATACGACCAACTACCGGGAGCTGCACCCCGCCCTGAAAGCTGCCAAGGGCCGGGGTTTCACCGTGGCGTTCAGCCCCGACGGCAGCCGGTTAGCCACGGGAGGGACCGATCGCGCGGTGATCTGGGACGTCACTACGGGCTCGGAAGTCTTTGTTCTCCCGGACCATGACAACGCGTCGGACCTGGCGTTCAGCCCCGACGGCCGATGGCTGGTCACCGGCGGCCGCGGCCGGGTGGTGCGGGTCTGGGATCTGACGACTCGACAGGTCGCGCGGACGTTTCGCGGCCACACTCACGAGGTCACGTGCATCGCGTTCAGTCCGGACGGCGGCCGGCTCGTCTCGGCCAGTGTCGATGGGACCGTTAATGTCTGGGACATGATGACCGACCAGGAGCCGCGCCCCTTCGCGGGCCATGCCGACTGGGCGACCTGCGTGGCGTTCAGCCCCGATGGCACGCTACTGGCCTCCACCAGCAGAGGCAGCAACACGGTCAAGGTCTGGGACACCACGACCGGCCAGCTGCGGTTTGCGCCCGAGGGGCACAGCGACGAGGTCTGGGGCGTGGCGTTCAGCCCCGATGGCGCCCTGCTGGCCTCGGCCAGCGCGGACCGGACGGTGCGGCTCTGGGACGCAGCGACAGGCCAGTGGCGTTGGACGTTGTCCGGGCACACCGCCGGAGTCTCCCGCGTGACGTTCAGCCCCGATGGCCGGCGCATCGCCTCGACGACGGGGGCCTTTGACGACCGGATCGGACCGGCCGAAGTGAAGATCTGGGACGTGAATGGCCTCCGAGACACCCGGACGCTGAGCGGCCTCATGACCCCCGTCCTCGGCCTTGCGTTCACTCCGGACGGGACCCGGCTGGCCGCGGCCAGCTTGTCGGACGGAACCATCGTCGTCTGGGACACGAGGACCGGTAAGGTAGACCTTACCCTCCCTGGTCACACCGGGGGGAGTTATCCACTCGGCACCCAGAGCGTGACCTTCAGCCCGGATGGGAGCCGCATCGCCTCCGGGGGCTGGGACAACACCGTGAAGATCTGGGATGCCCGGACAGGCGGCCTACTCGACACCCTCCGGGGACACTACGCCCAAGTGACAGCCGTGGCGTTCAGCCCGGCTGGAGCTCGCCTCGCGTCGGCCAGTGGCGAGCAGGCGGTCAAGATCTGGGACGTCCAGACCGGTCAGGAAGCCCTGACGCTTCGAGGCTACTCCAGCTTCGTATACACCCTGGCCTTCAGCCCCGACGGCACGCGCCTGGCAGCCGGCTGCGGGGACGGGACTCTGAGGACCTGGGACGCCCGGCCCTGGACGCCGGAAGCGGCCATCGAGCGCGAGGCCGTCGGGCTGCTGGATTCCCTCTTCGCCAGGCCGCTCTGCAAGGCCGATGTCATCAGTTACCTGCAAGACACGCCGACGATCCGGCCCCGGGCGCGGGATCTGGCCCTGTCGCTGGTGGACCGCTACCACGAAGAGACCGATCCGGAGTCGTATCACCGGGCGAGCTGGGCGCTGGTCCGCCAGCCGTACCTCAACGCCTTCCAGTACCGCTTCGCCTTACTCCAGGCGGAGCATGCCTATCGCCTGGCCGAAGACCAGGCCTCGTACCGGACCACTCTCGGCGCGGCCCGGTGCCGCGCCGGCCTGTATCAAGAGGCCGTCGCGACGCTGACGCGCGCCGACCGGCTCGTCGAGGATTCCCCGGCGGGCCTGGCGTTCCTGGCGATGGCCCGGCAACGGCTCGGCCAAGGGGACGAGGCGCGAGCGGCCCTGGGCCGCCTGCGGGAACTCGTCGCCCGGCCCGGCCGAACGGAAGACGCTGAGATGCGGGATCTCTTGCACGAGACCGAGGCGCTGCTGGACGTGCCGGCGGAGGCGACCAGGCCGTAA
- a CDS encoding sigma-54-dependent transcriptional regulator, producing the protein MNIIIVDDEANIRRTLRVALEAAGHGVREAASGAEALAELGRRPCDAALVDLRLGGESGLDLIGPLREHAPRLAVVVITAHASIGSAVEAMRRGADDYLPKPFTPAEVRAVLDRVARQRGLRDRVEALEDLVRREVPEAELDARDPAMARVLELARRVAPTDAAVLLRGESGTGKGVLARALHSWGGRAGGPFVTVSCPSLGAELLESELFGHVKGAFTGAVRDTVGKVAAAEGGTLFLDEVGDLPVALQPKLLRFLQGKRYERVGEAAERQADVRLIAATNRDLEAMVAAGTFREDLLYRLNVLEVALPPLRERSDRLELADRMLAFFAGQTGRRLSGFTAEAREAIGRHPWPGNLRELRNAVERAAILAEGPEVGLADLPGRVARGPAGPGVSNAVEVGGPVTLEELEVEHIRQVLAASASLEEAAQVLGVDPSTLFRRRRKHGL; encoded by the coding sequence ATGAACATCATCATCGTCGATGACGAGGCCAACATCCGCCGCACCCTCCGCGTCGCCCTGGAGGCTGCCGGCCATGGGGTCCGCGAGGCCGCCTCTGGGGCAGAGGCGCTGGCGGAGCTCGGCCGCCGGCCCTGCGACGCGGCCCTGGTCGACCTGAGGCTCGGCGGCGAGTCGGGCCTGGACCTGATCGGGCCGCTCCGCGAGCACGCGCCCCGGCTGGCCGTGGTGGTCATCACGGCGCACGCCTCGATCGGCTCGGCCGTCGAGGCCATGCGCCGCGGGGCCGACGACTACCTGCCCAAGCCGTTTACCCCGGCCGAGGTCCGCGCCGTGCTCGACCGCGTCGCCCGCCAGCGGGGGCTGCGCGACCGGGTCGAGGCGCTGGAGGACCTGGTCCGCCGCGAGGTCCCCGAGGCGGAGCTGGACGCCCGGGATCCGGCCATGGCCCGGGTGCTGGAACTGGCCCGGAGGGTCGCCCCGACCGACGCCGCCGTGCTCCTCCGCGGCGAGAGCGGCACGGGCAAGGGCGTGCTCGCCCGCGCCCTGCACTCCTGGGGCGGCCGGGCCGGCGGGCCGTTCGTCACCGTGAGCTGCCCGAGCCTGGGGGCCGAGCTGCTGGAGAGCGAGCTGTTCGGCCACGTGAAGGGGGCCTTCACCGGGGCCGTCCGCGACACGGTCGGCAAGGTGGCCGCCGCCGAGGGCGGGACGCTCTTCCTCGACGAGGTCGGCGACCTGCCTGTGGCCTTGCAGCCGAAGCTGCTGCGGTTCTTGCAGGGGAAGCGGTACGAGCGCGTCGGCGAGGCGGCCGAGCGCCAGGCCGACGTGCGTCTGATCGCGGCGACCAACCGCGACTTGGAGGCGATGGTCGCCGCCGGCACCTTCCGCGAGGACCTGCTCTACCGGCTCAACGTCCTGGAGGTCGCCCTGCCGCCGCTGCGGGAGCGGTCGGATCGGCTGGAGCTGGCCGACCGGATGCTCGCCTTCTTCGCCGGGCAGACCGGCCGCCGGCTGTCCGGCTTCACGGCCGAGGCCCGCGAGGCCATCGGCCGGCACCCGTGGCCGGGCAACCTCCGAGAGCTACGCAACGCCGTCGAGCGGGCGGCCATCCTGGCCGAGGGGCCGGAGGTCGGCCTGGCCGACCTCCCGGGGCGGGTCGCTCGCGGGCCGGCCGGGCCCGGCGTCTCGAATGCGGTCGAGGTGGGAGGCCCGGTGACGCTGGAGGAACTGGAGGTCGAGCACATCCGCCAGGTGCTGGCCGCCTCGGCGAGCCTGGAGGAGGCGGCGCAGGTCCTGGGCGTCGACCCGAGCACCCTGTTCCGCAGGCGCCGCAAGCACGGCCTCTGA
- a CDS encoding alpha/beta hydrolase yields MLHGASDSDDSWTSVGRANSILDNLIADGEAEPMIVVMPDGHTGRFRWGDRGSMGRQMGQFADEFLRDIKPFVESHYRVRSDRESTAIAGLSMGGAQALDIAFTEPGDFAYVGVFSSGIFGITGRGPGGDDAGPSWEERHAEALDDDPAREGLELLWFATGSEDFLIDTTRATVEMLKSHGLDASFEETAGGHTWRNWRAYLGEFAPRLFRDPEGPTG; encoded by the coding sequence CTGCTCCATGGCGCCTCGGACAGCGACGACTCGTGGACGTCGGTCGGCCGCGCGAACTCCATCCTCGACAACCTGATCGCCGACGGCGAGGCCGAACCGATGATCGTCGTCATGCCCGACGGCCACACCGGGCGGTTCCGTTGGGGCGACCGGGGGTCGATGGGACGCCAGATGGGGCAGTTCGCCGACGAGTTCCTCCGGGACATCAAGCCCTTCGTCGAGTCGCACTATCGCGTCCGCTCCGACCGGGAGAGCACGGCCATCGCCGGCCTGTCGATGGGCGGGGCGCAGGCGCTGGACATCGCGTTCACCGAGCCGGGGGACTTCGCCTACGTCGGCGTCTTCAGCAGCGGCATCTTCGGGATCACCGGGCGGGGCCCCGGCGGGGACGACGCCGGCCCCTCCTGGGAGGAGCGGCACGCCGAGGCCCTCGACGACGACCCGGCGCGGGAGGGCCTGGAGCTGCTCTGGTTCGCGACCGGGTCGGAGGACTTCCTCATCGACACGACGCGGGCCACGGTCGAGATGCTCAAGTCCCACGGCCTCGACGCGAGCTTCGAGGAGACCGCCGGCGGCCACACCTGGCGGAACTGGCGCGCCTACCTCGGCGAGTTCGCCCCGCGGCTGTTCCGGGATCCGGAAGGACCGACCGGCTGA
- a CDS encoding DUF1501 domain-containing protein — protein sequence MPTPSRRDFLRAGLRSSSLIALAPMVPGFLARSARAARPEADARVLVVIQLDGGNDGINTVVPFEDDGYARHRDALRLPADRLIKIDDRLALHPSMRGAADLLESGRLAIVPGVGYPNPNRSHFESMAIWHSARLDPEDRTGQGWLGRAFDESGLDGSPSLLVGPGPSPTALIGRRASAASLERLDDYAPAPLVAGLGAAASPAPAPGDDLAAFVRRSTLDAYATADQLAELAREGDDARYPATGLADRLRTVARLLKAGHAARAYYATQPGYDTHAGQLPTHGRLLSELSGALKAFLDDLAAAGLAERVLVLCFSEFGRRVAENGSAGTDHGTAGPVLVAGPGVAAGVAGPSPSLEELEGGDLATAVDFRRVYATVLSGWMGLPAGAALGGEFEPLPLLGG from the coding sequence ATGCCGACTCCCAGCCGCCGCGACTTCCTGAGGGCGGGCCTGCGCTCGTCGTCGCTGATCGCCCTGGCCCCGATGGTCCCCGGCTTCCTCGCCCGGTCGGCCCGCGCCGCCCGGCCCGAGGCAGACGCGCGGGTGCTGGTCGTGATCCAGCTCGACGGCGGCAACGACGGGATCAACACCGTCGTCCCCTTCGAAGACGACGGCTACGCCCGCCACCGCGACGCCCTCCGCCTGCCGGCCGACCGGCTGATCAAGATTGACGACCGCCTGGCCCTGCACCCGTCGATGCGAGGGGCGGCCGACTTGCTCGAGTCCGGCCGGCTGGCGATCGTGCCGGGCGTCGGCTATCCGAACCCGAACCGATCGCACTTCGAGTCGATGGCCATCTGGCACTCGGCGCGGCTCGACCCCGAGGACCGCACCGGCCAGGGCTGGCTCGGCCGCGCCTTCGACGAGTCCGGCCTCGACGGCTCGCCGTCGCTCCTCGTCGGCCCCGGGCCGTCGCCGACCGCATTGATCGGCCGCCGCGCCTCGGCCGCCTCCCTCGAGCGGCTCGACGACTACGCGCCCGCCCCGCTCGTCGCCGGCCTCGGGGCGGCAGCCTCCCCGGCCCCCGCACCGGGCGACGACCTCGCCGCGTTCGTCCGCCGCAGCACGCTGGACGCCTACGCCACCGCCGACCAGCTCGCCGAGCTCGCCCGCGAGGGCGACGACGCCCGCTACCCGGCCACCGGCCTGGCCGACCGGCTGCGCACCGTCGCCCGGCTGCTGAAGGCCGGCCACGCGGCGCGGGCCTACTACGCCACGCAGCCGGGCTACGACACCCACGCCGGGCAGCTCCCGACGCACGGCCGCCTGCTGTCGGAGCTGTCGGGGGCGCTGAAGGCGTTCCTCGACGACCTGGCGGCCGCGGGGCTGGCCGAACGGGTGCTGGTGCTCTGCTTCTCGGAATTCGGCCGCCGGGTAGCCGAGAACGGCTCGGCCGGCACCGACCACGGGACGGCCGGGCCGGTGCTGGTTGCCGGCCCCGGCGTGGCGGCCGGGGTCGCCGGGCCGTCCCCGAGCCTGGAGGAGCTGGAGGGCGGCGACCTGGCGACGGCCGTCGACTTCCGCCGCGTCTACGCGACCGTGCTGAGCGGCTGGATGGGGCTGCCGGCCGGGGCGGCGCTGGGCGGGGAGTTCGAGCCGTTGCCGCTGCTGGGCGGCTGA
- a CDS encoding sigma-70 family RNA polymerase sigma factor: protein MDQNPSETTALLDRLRSGDRAALAALFDRHRDRLRRMVELRLDPRLRGRLDASDVLQEAYLDLARDLPSYLAEADLPPLLWLRWHVGRRLTTLHRQHLGTRMRDADREISLYRGALPEASSAALASMLLGRLTSPTQAAQRAERLLRVQEALNSLEPIDREVLALRHFEQLDRTETAAALGISQEAGAKRYFRALKRLKDALANLPGGGEGL from the coding sequence ATGGACCAGAACCCGAGCGAGACGACCGCACTGCTCGACCGGCTCCGGAGTGGCGACCGCGCGGCGCTGGCCGCGCTCTTCGACCGCCACCGCGACCGCCTCCGCCGCATGGTCGAGCTGCGCCTGGACCCGAGGCTCCGGGGCCGCCTGGATGCCTCCGACGTGCTCCAGGAGGCCTATCTCGACCTCGCCCGCGACCTGCCGTCCTACCTCGCCGAGGCGGATCTCCCACCGCTGCTCTGGCTGCGGTGGCACGTCGGCCGGCGGCTGACGACGCTGCACCGGCAGCACCTCGGCACTCGGATGCGCGACGCCGACCGGGAGATCTCGCTGTACCGCGGTGCCCTGCCCGAGGCCAGCTCCGCCGCGCTGGCCTCGATGCTCCTGGGGCGGCTGACCTCGCCGACCCAGGCGGCCCAGCGGGCCGAGCGGCTGTTGCGGGTGCAGGAGGCGCTCAACAGCCTCGAGCCGATCGACCGCGAGGTGCTGGCCCTGCGGCACTTCGAGCAGCTCGACCGCACCGAGACGGCGGCGGCCCTCGGGATCAGCCAGGAGGCCGGGGCGAAGCGGTACTTCCGCGCTCTGAAGCGGCTCAAGGACGCCCTGGCCAACTTACCCGGCGGAGGGGAGGGCCTGTGA